One stretch of Clavelina lepadiformis chromosome 6, kaClaLepa1.1, whole genome shotgun sequence DNA includes these proteins:
- the LOC143461557 gene encoding damage-control phosphatase ARMT1-like isoform X2 gives METNPSPLSAKHESSFAYGTVKDRMPRILTKVIDVCHKQIQSSKECFGEDGRKDAIDVVGKLSQLRSEIMTDKPLFALDDQLKDKEAWNKRLQQYSNDSPASWFTAPWLYVECFMYRRIAGVLNSSTYLKTFDPFAEQKQQSLMQSMTAVENLATFLHSVKQSVKVNDTAMLKQFFVDFLQVSLWGNKCDLSISAGEENSQNVSEPHKNLEALKKFILIDYSNDVWNLILKQKKRKDQVRIDVVLDNAGFELFTDLVLCEFLLFFNLADVIIIHPKCIPWFVSDVNASDLNWMLSYLSSCSFEEVSQLSTKLQERFKDGSMLLMKNDFWTLPDPFCLMNESSSELYKYFSSSDLVLFKGDLNYRKLVGDLDWPHDTSFKMALRHFSPTSLCSLRTLKADVVVGLKPGQAKLLAKECKEWMVNGQYAVIESNIIC, from the exons ATGGAAACAAACCCTTCACCATTGTCAGCAAAACATGAaag TTCATTTGCCTATGGAACTGTTAAAGATCGCATGCCAAGAATTTTGACCAAAGTCATAGATGTTTGTCACAAGCAAATACAGTCTTCAAAAGAATGCTTTGGAGAA GATGGTCGTAAAGATGCTATAGATGTGGTTGGCAAGTTGTCACAGCTGCGAAGTGAAATTATGACGGACAAGCCATTGTTTGCTTTGGATGACCAACTGAAGGACAAAGAAGCCTGGAATAAGCGATTGCAACAATACAG TAATGACAGCCCAGCTTCATGGTTCACTGCACCTTGGCTGTATGTAGAGTGCTTTATGTACAGAAGAATTGCTGGTGTGCTTAACTCAAG CACATACCTGAAAACATTTGATCCATTTGCTGAGCAAAAGCAACAGTCATTGATGCAGTCAATGACAGCAGTAGAAAATTTGGCAACATTTCTTCATTCCGTTAAGCAGTCAGTAAAGGTCAATGATACTGCCATGCTAAAACAGttctttgttgattttttacag gTGTCTTTATGGGGAAACAAGTGTGATTTGTCAATATCAGCAGGAGAAGAAAACTCTCAGAATGTGAGCGAACCTCACAAAAACTTGGAGgcactaaaaaaatttattttaattgattATTCCAATGATGTCTGGAATTTaatattaaagcaaaaaaaacgaaaagacCAG GTGCGCATTGATGTTGTGCTTGACAATGCTGGTTTTGAACTTTTTACTGACTTGGTTCTCTGTgagtttttgctgtttttcaacTTGGCTGATGTGATAATTATTCATCCGAAATGCATTCCATGGTTTGTCTCTGATGTTAATGCAAGCGATCTAAACTGGATGCTCAGTTATCTTTCATCCTGTTCTTTTGAAGAAGTGTCTCAGTTATCTACAAAGTTGCAGGAAAGGTTCAAGGATGGGAGCATGTTGCTGATGAAAAACGACTTCTGGACGTTACCTGATCCATTCTGTTTAATGAATGAATCATCATCAGAGCTGTATAAATACTTTTCTTCTTCAGATCTTGTTCTATTCAAAGGGGACCTGAATTATAGAAAACTTGTTGGGGACCTAGATTGGCCCCATGATACCTCTTTTAAGATGGCTTTGAGACATTTTTCTCCAACCAGTCTTTGTTCTTTGAGAACCTTGAAAGCTGATGTAGTTGTTGGTCTGAAGCCAGGTCAGGCTAAACTGCTTGCCAAGGAATGTAAGGAATGGATGGTCAACGGTCAGTATGCTGTCATAGAGAGTAATATTATATGTTGA
- the LOC143461557 gene encoding damage-control phosphatase ARMT1-like isoform X1, translating to METNPSPLSAKHESSFAYGTVKDRMPRILTKVIDVCHKQIQSSKECFGEDGRKDAIDVVGKLSQLRSEIMTDKPLFALDDQLKDKEAWNKRLQQYRDSNDSPASWFTAPWLYVECFMYRRIAGVLNSSTYLKTFDPFAEQKQQSLMQSMTAVENLATFLHSVKQSVKVNDTAMLKQFFVDFLQVSLWGNKCDLSISAGEENSQNVSEPHKNLEALKKFILIDYSNDVWNLILKQKKRKDQVRIDVVLDNAGFELFTDLVLCEFLLFFNLADVIIIHPKCIPWFVSDVNASDLNWMLSYLSSCSFEEVSQLSTKLQERFKDGSMLLMKNDFWTLPDPFCLMNESSSELYKYFSSSDLVLFKGDLNYRKLVGDLDWPHDTSFKMALRHFSPTSLCSLRTLKADVVVGLKPGQAKLLAKECKEWMVNGQYAVIESNIIC from the exons ATGGAAACAAACCCTTCACCATTGTCAGCAAAACATGAaag TTCATTTGCCTATGGAACTGTTAAAGATCGCATGCCAAGAATTTTGACCAAAGTCATAGATGTTTGTCACAAGCAAATACAGTCTTCAAAAGAATGCTTTGGAGAA GATGGTCGTAAAGATGCTATAGATGTGGTTGGCAAGTTGTCACAGCTGCGAAGTGAAATTATGACGGACAAGCCATTGTTTGCTTTGGATGACCAACTGAAGGACAAAGAAGCCTGGAATAAGCGATTGCAACAATACAG AGACAGTAATGACAGCCCAGCTTCATGGTTCACTGCACCTTGGCTGTATGTAGAGTGCTTTATGTACAGAAGAATTGCTGGTGTGCTTAACTCAAG CACATACCTGAAAACATTTGATCCATTTGCTGAGCAAAAGCAACAGTCATTGATGCAGTCAATGACAGCAGTAGAAAATTTGGCAACATTTCTTCATTCCGTTAAGCAGTCAGTAAAGGTCAATGATACTGCCATGCTAAAACAGttctttgttgattttttacag gTGTCTTTATGGGGAAACAAGTGTGATTTGTCAATATCAGCAGGAGAAGAAAACTCTCAGAATGTGAGCGAACCTCACAAAAACTTGGAGgcactaaaaaaatttattttaattgattATTCCAATGATGTCTGGAATTTaatattaaagcaaaaaaaacgaaaagacCAG GTGCGCATTGATGTTGTGCTTGACAATGCTGGTTTTGAACTTTTTACTGACTTGGTTCTCTGTgagtttttgctgtttttcaacTTGGCTGATGTGATAATTATTCATCCGAAATGCATTCCATGGTTTGTCTCTGATGTTAATGCAAGCGATCTAAACTGGATGCTCAGTTATCTTTCATCCTGTTCTTTTGAAGAAGTGTCTCAGTTATCTACAAAGTTGCAGGAAAGGTTCAAGGATGGGAGCATGTTGCTGATGAAAAACGACTTCTGGACGTTACCTGATCCATTCTGTTTAATGAATGAATCATCATCAGAGCTGTATAAATACTTTTCTTCTTCAGATCTTGTTCTATTCAAAGGGGACCTGAATTATAGAAAACTTGTTGGGGACCTAGATTGGCCCCATGATACCTCTTTTAAGATGGCTTTGAGACATTTTTCTCCAACCAGTCTTTGTTCTTTGAGAACCTTGAAAGCTGATGTAGTTGTTGGTCTGAAGCCAGGTCAGGCTAAACTGCTTGCCAAGGAATGTAAGGAATGGATGGTCAACGGTCAGTATGCTGTCATAGAGAGTAATATTATATGTTGA
- the LOC143461556 gene encoding E3 ubiquitin-protein ligase pellino homolog 2-like gives MKTESEMDVASPAEHLAGMEMDTSGTAYQNVAEYQGNTAHEPTCTPPADEDEAIIYGELIVLGTNGQLPGGDRGRRKSCFTLRKKKEATGVKPSDQHQVFPRASQSQTFNSKEHHSVSYTLPRNVVVVPYVHDPGTDMFQIGRSTEEPIDFVVMDIFPGTSIPTHQRSQQPQQSTISRFACRIVCDRNPPYTARIYAAGFDTSMNIVLGEKAPKWTIDKDGKRIFDGLTTNGVLIMQPKNGFSQSSEPTQWKETSVCGDIYRLRESRSAQMPGAKVDGDNNVLVNGTLIDLCGATLLWRSSSNVDCMPTPRHIDQLIHNLNLGRPQCPVGLTTLAFPRRNRATRETEKQPWVYLECGHVHGRIEWGNRGEEERMCPLCRSVGKYVPLWIGNEPAFYVDTGSPTHCFIPCGHVCSAKTALYWSRTALPHGTQAYNAACPFCATPLEGDPGYKKLIWQQPVD, from the exons ATGAAGACAGAAAGTGAAATGGATGTAGCATCTCCAGCTGAACATCTAGCTGGGATGGAAATGGACACTTCTGGTACAGCATATCAAAATGTGGCAGAATATCAAGGCAATACAGCCCATGAGCCTACTTGTACTCCACCAGCTGATGAAGATGAAGCGATAATTTACGGAGAACTTATTGTTCTTGG AACAAACGGACAGCTTCCAGGTGGTGACAGAGGACGGcgaaaaagttgttttactTTACGAAAGAAAAAGGAAGCGACAGGAGTCAAACCCTCGGACCAACATCAGGTTTTCCCAAGAGCATCTCAATCTCAA ACATTCAACAGCAAAGAACATCACAGTGTTTCATACACATTACCACGGAATGTTGTTGTTGTGCCATATGTCCATGACCCTGGTACTGACATGTTTCAG ATTGGAAGGTCTACTGAAGAACCCATTGACTTTGTAGTCATGGATATATTTCCTGGTACATCTATTCCTACCCATCAAAGAAGCCAGCAACCACAACAGAGCACAATATCCAG GTTTGCCTGTAGAATAGTTTGTGACCGAAATCCTCCATATACTGCAAGAATATATGCTGCCGGTTTTGATACATCAATGAACATAGTACTTGGT GAAAAAGCACCAAAATGGACCATTGATAAAGATggtaaacggatttttgatgGTCTGACAACTAATGGTGTTCTAATTATGCAACCCAAGAATGGGTTCAGCCAAAGTTCCGAACCAACACAATGGAAGGAAACGTCCGTGTGTGGTGATATATATCGATTACGCGAGTCACGATCAGCACAGATGCCTGGAGCAAAG GTTGATGGTGATAATAATGTTTTAGTCAATGGTACGTTAATTGATTTGTGTGGGGCCACCTTGTTGTGGAGATCTTCTAGCAATGTTGATTGCATGCCG ACGCCGAGGCATATCGATCAACTAATCCATAATCTTAATTTGGGTCGTCCTCAATGCCCTGTTGGTCTCACCACCCTTGCTTTTCCCAGAAGAAATAGAGCAACAAGAGAAACTGAAAAGCAGCCGTGGGTGTACTTGGAATGTGGTCATGTTCATGGTAGAATAGAGTGGGGAAATCGAGGTGAAGAAGAACGGATGTGCCCTCTCTGTCGATCA GTTGGAAAGTATGTGCCATTGTGGATCGGCAATGAACCTGCATTTTATGTTGACACTGGTTCTCCAACCCATTGTTTTATTCCATGCGGGCATGTGTGTTCTGCAAAGACTGCACT GTATTGGTCTCGGACAGCTTTACCGCATGGAACGCAAGCATACAACGCCGCTTGTCCATTTTGCGCTACGCCATTAGAGGGTGATCCAGGatataaaaagttaatttggCAACAACCAGTTGACTGA